From the genome of Glycine max cultivar Williams 82 chromosome 2, Glycine_max_v4.0, whole genome shotgun sequence, one region includes:
- the LOC100797934 gene encoding probable protein phosphatase 2C 25, translating to MSCSVAVSNSPVFSPSSSLFCSKPSIISSSPESLSLSLSHLKPSNSSTTSSCSSPSAAASSSSSPSSPFRLRLPKPPTVFSASSSASSTSPNGTVLKRKRPARLDIPVSSLTFAVPPTPSAAARDLVEAEEDGFGVYCKRGRREYMEDRYTAGNNLRGEHKLAFFGIFDGHGGAKAAEFAANNLQKNVLDEVIVRDEDDVEEAVKRGYLNTDSDFLKEDLHGGSCCVTALIRNGNLVVSNAGDCRAVISRGGVAEALTSDHRPSREDERDRIESLGGYVDLCRGVWRIQGSLAVSRGIGDRHLKQWVTAEPETKVLRIEPEHDLLILASDGLWDKVGNQEAVDIARSFLVGNNKSQPLLQACKKLVDLSVSRGSLDDTSVMLIKLEHYI from the exons ATGTCTTGCTCCGTCGCGGTTTCCAATTCGCCGGtgttctctccttcttcttccctcTTCTGCTCGAAGCCCTCCATCATCTCTTCTTCGCCGGAATCCCTCTCGCTCTCTCTCTCGCATCTCAAACCTTCCAACTCTTCTACGACGTCGTCTTGTTCTTCACCCTCTGCTGctgcttcttcatcttcttctccttcttctccgtTTCGGCTTCGCCTTCCCAAGCCTCCCACCGTGttctctgcttcttcttctgcttcgTCTACCTCTCCGAACGGCACCGTTTTGAAGAGGAAGCGACCCGCTAGGTTGGACATACCCGTTTCCTCTCTCACCTTTGCGGTTCCGCCCACGCCCTCCGCGGCGGCGCGTGACTTGGTCGAGGCTGAGGAAGATGGGTTTGGGGTGTACTGCAAGAGAGGCAGGAGGGAGTACATGGAGGATCGTTACACCGCTGGGAATAATCTTCGCGGAGAACACAAACtg GCTTTTTTTGGCATATTTGATGGGCACGGTGGTGCAAAAGCTGCTGAATTTGCTGCAAATAACTTGCAAAAGAATGTGTTAGATGAAGTTATTGTGAGAGATGAAGATGATGTTGAGGAGGCAGTGAAGCGTGGGTACCTGAACACCGATTCGGATTTCCTAAAGGAGGATCTCCATGGTGGCTCTTGCTGTGTGACAGCATTGATTAGGAATGGTAACCTCGTTGTGTCCAACGCGGGTGATTGCCGTGCTGTCATTAGCAGAGGGGGTGTTGCTGAGGCCCTAACATCTGATCACAGGCCTTCAAGGGAAGATGAAAGGGACAGAATTGAGAGCCTG GGTGGCTATGTCGATTTATGCCGCGGTGTTTGGAGGATCCAGGGATCTCTGGCTGTGTCAAGGGGAATTGGAGATAGACACCTGAAACAATGGGTGACAGCAGAACCTGAGACCAAAGTTCTCCGAATTGAACCTGAACATGACTTGTTAATTTTAGCTTCAGATGGATTATGGGATAAG GTTGGTAATCAGGAAGCAGTAGATATTGCTCGTTCTTTTCTCGTAGGCAACAACAAATCACAACCATTGCTGCAGGCTTGTAAAAAGCTTGTAGATTTGTCTGTTTCACGAGGCTCTTTGGATGATACAAGTGTCATGCTAATCAAATTGGAGCACTATATTTAA